A region from the Mucilaginibacter sp. CSA2-8R genome encodes:
- a CDS encoding altronate dehydratase family protein, translating to MKQTILKIHPNDNVLVALVDLPVGQEITYGADTFTTIDLIPAKHKVAIHDIKADDDIIMYGVLVGKAQYEIKSGGVITTSNIRHAANSNLTESKHAANWQQPDVSAWQSRTFNGYHRADGSVGTANYWLVIPMVFCENRNLEVLQDALVKPLGYGRKKTYETKAQHLINKVKSGGSIDEVLYTEIDAADATSRESKVFPNVDGIKFLTHTGGCGGVRQDAETLCGLLAGYITHPNVAGATVLSLGCQNAQVSILQREIEKRSPNFSKPLYILDQQTIGKESDMIEQALRKTLAGLIQANEATRQPAPLSKITIGLECGGSDGFSGISANPAIGYTSDLLVALGGSVILAEFPELCGVEQNLIDRCVQEEDADRFVSLVRTYAQRAEEAGSGFDMNPSPGNIKDGLITDAIKSAGAAKKGGTSPVVDVLDYPEKVVQPGLNLLCTPGNDVESTTAEVGSGANVVLFTTGLGTPTGNPIAPVVKIATNTNLYNKMSDIIDLNTGTIIEGEETIEQAGERILDYVVKVASGEVEVCAVRHGQDDFIPWKRGVSL from the coding sequence ATGAAACAGACCATATTGAAAATCCATCCAAATGATAATGTTCTGGTTGCTTTAGTTGATTTACCGGTAGGCCAGGAAATCACTTACGGAGCCGATACTTTTACCACTATTGATCTGATACCGGCAAAACATAAGGTGGCTATACATGATATTAAGGCTGACGATGATATTATTATGTATGGTGTGCTGGTAGGCAAGGCGCAATACGAAATAAAATCGGGTGGCGTAATAACCACCAGTAACATTCGCCATGCCGCCAACAGTAATTTAACCGAAAGCAAGCATGCTGCCAACTGGCAGCAGCCGGACGTTAGCGCATGGCAAAGCCGTACCTTTAACGGTTACCACCGCGCAGATGGCAGTGTAGGCACTGCTAACTATTGGCTGGTTATACCTATGGTGTTTTGCGAAAACCGCAACTTGGAAGTGTTGCAGGATGCTTTAGTTAAACCTTTAGGTTACGGTCGTAAAAAAACGTACGAAACCAAGGCGCAACATTTGATTAATAAAGTTAAATCGGGTGGAAGCATTGACGAGGTGCTTTATACAGAGATTGATGCTGCTGATGCCACAAGCCGCGAGAGCAAGGTTTTTCCGAATGTAGATGGTATTAAGTTTTTAACTCATACTGGTGGTTGCGGCGGTGTCCGTCAGGACGCCGAAACCCTTTGTGGTTTATTGGCCGGTTATATTACGCACCCTAACGTTGCCGGTGCAACAGTATTAAGTTTAGGCTGCCAAAACGCGCAGGTAAGTATTTTACAGCGCGAGATCGAAAAGCGCTCGCCTAATTTTAGCAAACCATTATATATACTTGATCAGCAAACCATAGGCAAAGAGTCGGATATGATTGAGCAGGCCTTGCGTAAAACGCTGGCTGGTTTAATTCAGGCTAATGAGGCTACCCGTCAGCCTGCACCATTAAGTAAAATTACCATTGGCTTAGAGTGCGGTGGGTCTGATGGTTTTTCGGGTATTTCGGCCAATCCAGCTATCGGTTACACCTCGGATTTGCTGGTTGCTTTGGGTGGTTCGGTTATCTTAGCCGAGTTTCCGGAACTATGCGGTGTTGAACAGAATTTAATCGACCGTTGTGTGCAGGAAGAAGACGCCGACCGCTTTGTAAGCCTGGTGCGTACCTATGCCCAGCGTGCCGAAGAAGCCGGATCGGGCTTTGATATGAACCCTTCGCCGGGTAATATTAAAGACGGTTTAATTACGGATGCCATTAAATCGGCAGGTGCTGCTAAAAAAGGCGGTACATCGCCGGTGGTTGATGTATTGGATTATCCCGAAAAAGTAGTACAGCCCGGTTTAAATCTGCTATGTACTCCTGGTAACGATGTGGAAAGTACCACAGCCGAGGTAGGTTCGGGCGCCAACGTGGTGTTATTTACCACAGGCTTGGGTACGCCAACAGGTAACCCAATTGCACCCGTAGTTAAAATTGCTACCAATACTAACCTGTACAACAAAATGAGCGATATCATCGACTTAAATACAGGTACCATTATTGAAGGTGAGGAAACTATTGAACAAGCCGGCGAACGTATTTTAGATTACGTAGTTAAAGTGGCCAGCGGCGAAGTGGAAGTTTGTGCCGTGCGCCATGGGCAAGACGACTTCATCCCGTGGAAACGTGGTGTGTCGCTGTAA
- a CDS encoding tagaturonate reductase, with translation MRLSRYNLSKIDLPDVVVPDAKVFELPEKVLQFGTGVLLRALPDYYIDKANRAGIFNGRVVVVKSTDTGSATEFDRQDSLYTLYIKGIDKGTEVNEQIVCSAVSRVLAAGGDWDAILNVAKSPDLKVVISNTTEVGIQLVQDDIRKNPPVSFPGKLLAVLYKRFEAFKGSADSGLVIVPTELIVDNGKKLEAIVLELAHLNKLEPAFMDWLEEHNHFCNSLVDRIVPGKPQPELASAMEESCGYEDDLRVVSEVYSLWAIEGNLQVKDVLSFAQVDEGVVIVPNIEMFRELKLRLLNGTHTLSCAVAFLSGFKTVSEAMEDESFANFINQLMLKEIAPAIPYEVDYSAAADFAGKVLDRFRNPSIEHQWISISAQYSSKIKMRTIPLLLNHYKLHNFVPHYFALGFAAFIRFMKSEKSEDGKYVGKNNGKEYAITDSQADVFSEAWKMQELPGVVNALLSNKTLWEADLTQLPGFEAAVLHHLQQITEEGTHAILLKETTV, from the coding sequence ATGAGACTCTCCCGATATAATTTAAGTAAGATAGATCTGCCTGACGTGGTGGTGCCTGATGCAAAGGTGTTTGAGCTACCCGAAAAAGTATTGCAGTTTGGTACCGGCGTATTGCTGCGTGCCCTGCCCGATTACTACATTGATAAAGCTAACCGTGCCGGCATATTTAATGGGCGTGTGGTTGTCGTAAAATCAACCGATACAGGTTCGGCCACTGAGTTTGACCGCCAGGATAGTTTGTATACTTTGTATATTAAAGGTATTGACAAAGGTACAGAGGTTAACGAGCAAATCGTATGTTCGGCCGTAAGCCGTGTGCTGGCCGCCGGCGGTGATTGGGACGCTATCCTGAATGTTGCTAAAAGCCCTGACTTAAAAGTGGTGATATCTAACACTACCGAAGTAGGCATACAACTGGTGCAGGATGATATTCGTAAAAATCCGCCGGTATCCTTTCCTGGTAAATTGTTGGCCGTTTTGTACAAACGTTTTGAGGCGTTTAAGGGCAGTGCCGACAGTGGTTTGGTGATTGTACCTACCGAACTGATTGTAGATAACGGCAAAAAACTGGAGGCTATAGTGCTGGAACTGGCCCATCTGAACAAGTTGGAGCCCGCTTTTATGGACTGGCTGGAAGAGCATAACCACTTTTGCAACTCACTAGTAGACCGCATTGTGCCCGGCAAACCACAACCCGAACTGGCCAGTGCAATGGAAGAAAGCTGCGGTTATGAGGATGATTTACGCGTTGTATCAGAAGTATATTCGCTTTGGGCTATTGAAGGCAACCTGCAGGTGAAAGATGTACTTAGTTTTGCGCAGGTAGATGAAGGCGTAGTCATTGTACCCAACATCGAAATGTTCAGGGAGCTAAAGCTCCGCCTGCTTAACGGCACGCATACCTTAAGCTGTGCAGTGGCATTTTTGTCGGGCTTTAAAACGGTAAGCGAAGCGATGGAAGATGAATCGTTTGCCAATTTCATTAACCAGCTGATGCTGAAAGAAATTGCGCCTGCCATACCTTACGAAGTAGACTATAGCGCCGCTGCCGATTTTGCCGGTAAGGTGTTAGACCGTTTCCGCAACCCATCCATCGAGCACCAGTGGATCAGTATTTCGGCGCAGTACTCATCCAAAATAAAAATGCGTACTATCCCGTTGCTGTTAAATCATTATAAGTTGCATAATTTTGTACCTCATTATTTTGCACTGGGATTTGCGGCCTTTATCAGGTTCATGAAATCAGAAAAAAGTGAAGACGGTAAATATGTCGGCAAAAACAATGGTAAAGAGTATGCCATAACTGACAGCCAGGCAGATGTATTTAGTGAGGCATGGAAAATGCAGGAGTTACCAGGGGTAGTAAATGCTTTATTAAGTAATAAAACTTTATGGGAGGCCGACTTAACGCAACTGCCGGGTTTTGAAGCTGCGGTATTACATCATTTGCAGCAAATTACTGAAGAAGGTACACATGCTATTTTGTTAAAGGAAACTACAGTTTAA
- the pelA gene encoding pectate lyase, producing MRPKLFIMLLMAGLGFYRTAEAQTTDAVAENMLLYQRSVGGWPKAVGEVKVDYNKTLTDAQKASTLKDAGRIDATIDNNATFKEINYLINAYPQTNNKAYLQSAEKGIRYLLKAQYANGGWPQYYPDSSLYRGQITFNDNAMINVMNLLYNVANRTKGFEVVDQALVAPATDAVKRGIDCILKTQIKVNGKLTAWNQQYDHRTLQPVMARKFELVGLATSESAAIVEFLMRLPSPSADIKAAVSNAVAWFDTVKITGYRFDHITNNSQPTKKDAVLVADPNSTIWARYYEIGTNKPFFSGRDSQKKYNITEIENERRAGYAWYGVWPAKILSKQYFAWAKKNNVN from the coding sequence ATGCGCCCGAAATTATTTATTATGCTACTGATGGCTGGTTTAGGATTTTACCGAACAGCCGAGGCGCAAACTACCGACGCAGTAGCCGAAAACATGTTACTCTATCAGCGCAGTGTGGGTGGGTGGCCCAAAGCAGTTGGCGAAGTAAAAGTCGATTATAATAAAACACTTACCGATGCGCAAAAAGCATCTACCCTAAAAGATGCCGGCCGTATTGATGCTACCATTGATAATAACGCCACTTTTAAAGAAATTAATTACCTGATTAACGCTTATCCGCAAACCAATAATAAAGCTTACCTGCAATCAGCCGAGAAAGGCATCCGGTATTTACTGAAAGCCCAGTATGCCAACGGGGGCTGGCCACAGTATTACCCCGACAGCAGCCTATACCGGGGGCAAATTACGTTTAACGATAACGCCATGATTAACGTAATGAACCTGTTGTATAACGTAGCCAACCGTACCAAAGGCTTTGAGGTGGTTGACCAGGCACTGGTAGCTCCGGCTACAGATGCAGTTAAACGTGGGATTGACTGCATTTTAAAAACGCAGATTAAAGTAAACGGTAAGCTCACCGCCTGGAACCAGCAATATGATCACCGTACGCTGCAGCCAGTAATGGCACGTAAGTTTGAACTGGTAGGTTTAGCTACGTCCGAGTCGGCTGCTATTGTGGAATTCTTAATGCGCTTGCCGTCGCCCTCTGCCGATATTAAAGCTGCCGTAAGTAATGCTGTTGCCTGGTTTGATACTGTGAAAATTACCGGATATCGATTTGATCATATCACAAATAATAGTCAGCCCACTAAAAAAGATGCGGTTTTGGTAGCCGACCCAAATTCAACTATTTGGGCAAGGTATTACGAGATTGGCACCAATAAGCCTTTTTTTTCGGGCCGCGATAGTCAAAAAAAATATAATATTACCGAGATAGAAAATGAGCGTCGTGCCGGTTATGCCTGGTATGGGGTGTGGCCTGCCAAAATATTGAGTAAGCAGTATTTTGCCTGGGCCAAAAAAAATAATGTAAATTGA
- a CDS encoding pectinesterase family protein, with protein MAQSKKNIPLVVDARGNGSFKSIQAAINSLPDYATADRVILIKNGTYNEKLFITKNHLVLKGESEKGVIITQDIARDVWRCQGNADDWGVATLNLRGSDITLQNLSVINGYGFHHRKDTTINCQAGTEPASTKTVSVTGHQMALRSFQTTRLKILNCTFRALGGDTVSPWNSASGLFYFKDCTLEGGVDFYCPRGWAYAENCTFICHSKEAAIWHDGSGNINQKTVLVNCKFEGDQGFKLGRYHRESQFYLINCTFDSNLANAPIFKAASSTGVQWGERVYYYNCHRTGGDYTWFANNLSSAVGAPTAKNITALWALDKQWNPLLN; from the coding sequence ATGGCTCAATCCAAAAAAAATATTCCTTTGGTGGTTGATGCCAGAGGTAACGGATCTTTTAAATCTATACAAGCCGCTATCAATAGTCTGCCCGATTATGCTACGGCCGATCGTGTAATCCTAATTAAAAATGGCACCTATAACGAAAAGCTTTTTATCACCAAAAATCATTTGGTTTTAAAAGGCGAAAGCGAGAAAGGCGTCATCATTACCCAGGATATTGCCCGCGACGTCTGGCGCTGCCAGGGCAATGCTGATGATTGGGGCGTAGCTACGCTAAATTTGCGCGGCAGTGATATTACCTTGCAAAATTTGTCGGTAATCAACGGTTATGGTTTTCATCACCGTAAGGATACTACCATTAATTGCCAGGCAGGCACTGAGCCGGCATCAACCAAAACAGTAAGTGTAACAGGTCACCAGATGGCTTTACGCTCTTTTCAAACTACCCGCTTAAAAATTTTGAATTGTACGTTCCGTGCTTTGGGCGGCGATACGGTAAGCCCTTGGAACAGTGCTTCGGGCTTATTTTATTTTAAGGATTGCACTCTGGAGGGCGGTGTTGATTTTTATTGCCCGCGTGGCTGGGCCTATGCCGAAAACTGCACATTTATATGCCATAGCAAAGAAGCCGCCATCTGGCATGATGGTTCTGGCAATATCAATCAGAAAACGGTATTAGTTAACTGTAAATTTGAGGGTGACCAAGGCTTTAAACTGGGCCGCTATCACCGCGAGTCGCAATTTTATCTCATTAACTGTACCTTTGACAGTAACTTGGCCAATGCGCCGATATTTAAAGCGGCAAGTTCAACCGGTGTACAATGGGGCGAGCGGGTTTACTATTACAACTGCCACCGAACCGGCGGTGATTATACATGGTTTGCCAATAATTTAAGCAGCGCCGTGGGCGCACCAACAGCTAAGAACATAACTGCGCTATGGGCACTTGATAAGCAATGGAATCCGTTATTAAACTAA
- a CDS encoding glycoside hydrolase family 88 protein, with protein sequence MRYKELFKRSILACCVLLGTGAAVAQAQTQPWSQRMAQTAMTKWSDTVTTGHWTYEQGVVWKGIENVWLQTGEKKYFQFLQNTVDKYVMPDGSIRSYKMEDYNIDNILDGRTVLMLYKVLNNEKYFKAASTLRTQLSKQPRIPEGGFWHKKRYPNQMWLDGLYMGEPFYAEYASTFHEDTAFNDIARQFILMERHARDPKTGLLYHAWDQSKQERWANKETGLSPNFWGRAMGWFGMALVDVLDQMPVNHPKRAELLVILNRYATAVAKYQDKKSGVWYQVLDKGAEKGNYLESSASCMFVYALAKGVRQHNLPQYFKAVAQTGFNGIIKQFISTDANGQINLNGTVSVAGLGGNPYRDGSYAYYLSEKVVTNDAKGVGAFIQASVEMERLANLSAGRDRNVVLDSYFNDERKKDITGTLLPYHYKWEEWDNNGFSLFGHIFNNYGLNLGTLYQAPTAANLKPASVYVIVDPDIPKENPNAKYMEPAHVTAITDWVKQGGVLLVLHNDTGNAEFKHFNTLMSKFGLTFKENSINHVQGAQFEQGAVAIPANNPVFKTAKKIYIKEISTFALTPPGQSVLNQKGEVAVAMAKYGKGVVLAVGDPWFYNEYLDGRKLPAEFENFKAANDVVSWLTKQIPAK encoded by the coding sequence ATGAGATATAAGGAACTTTTTAAGAGAAGTATTTTGGCTTGTTGTGTACTGTTGGGTACCGGTGCTGCTGTAGCACAGGCGCAAACCCAGCCGTGGTCTCAACGCATGGCACAAACTGCTATGACCAAATGGAGCGATACGGTAACTACCGGCCACTGGACCTACGAGCAGGGAGTGGTATGGAAAGGCATTGAAAACGTTTGGCTGCAAACCGGCGAGAAGAAATATTTCCAGTTTTTACAAAATACGGTTGATAAATATGTAATGCCAGATGGTAGCATTCGCAGCTACAAAATGGAGGATTACAATATTGACAATATATTGGATGGCCGCACCGTATTGATGTTGTACAAGGTACTCAACAACGAAAAATATTTTAAAGCGGCCAGTACATTGCGCACGCAGTTAAGCAAGCAGCCACGTATACCCGAGGGCGGTTTCTGGCACAAAAAACGTTATCCCAACCAAATGTGGCTGGATGGTTTGTACATGGGCGAACCGTTTTACGCAGAGTATGCCAGCACTTTTCATGAAGATACAGCCTTTAACGATATTGCCCGCCAGTTTATACTGATGGAGCGCCATGCCCGCGACCCTAAAACCGGGTTACTATACCACGCCTGGGATCAGAGTAAACAAGAGCGTTGGGCTAATAAAGAAACAGGCCTTTCGCCAAACTTTTGGGGACGTGCGATGGGCTGGTTTGGGATGGCCCTGGTTGATGTGTTAGACCAGATGCCGGTAAATCACCCTAAACGTGCCGAACTGCTGGTAATTCTTAACCGCTATGCTACAGCCGTAGCTAAATACCAGGATAAAAAATCCGGTGTTTGGTACCAGGTGCTGGATAAGGGGGCAGAGAAAGGTAACTATCTCGAATCTTCAGCATCGTGCATGTTTGTATATGCTTTAGCTAAAGGTGTGCGTCAGCATAATTTGCCGCAATATTTTAAAGCGGTGGCCCAAACAGGGTTTAACGGTATTATTAAGCAGTTCATTAGCACCGATGCTAACGGTCAGATTAATTTAAACGGTACGGTGAGCGTGGCTGGTTTAGGCGGTAACCCTTACCGCGACGGCAGCTATGCCTATTACTTGAGCGAAAAGGTAGTAACGAATGATGCCAAAGGTGTGGGCGCCTTTATACAAGCCAGTGTAGAGATGGAGCGCTTAGCCAACTTATCAGCAGGTCGTGATAGAAACGTGGTTTTGGACAGCTATTTTAACGATGAGCGCAAAAAAGATATTACCGGAACATTGTTGCCTTACCATTATAAATGGGAAGAGTGGGATAACAACGGCTTTTCTTTATTCGGCCACATTTTTAATAATTATGGCTTAAACTTAGGTACGCTATACCAGGCACCTACGGCAGCCAATTTAAAACCGGCTTCGGTTTATGTCATTGTAGACCCGGATATTCCGAAAGAGAACCCAAATGCCAAATATATGGAGCCGGCTCATGTTACGGCTATTACCGACTGGGTAAAGCAAGGCGGCGTATTACTGGTTTTACATAATGATACGGGCAACGCTGAGTTTAAGCACTTCAATACATTGATGAGCAAATTTGGCCTCACGTTTAAAGAAAACAGCATTAACCATGTGCAGGGCGCCCAGTTTGAGCAGGGAGCGGTAGCTATACCGGCTAATAACCCGGTATTTAAAACGGCTAAAAAGATTTATATTAAAGAGATCAGTACGTTTGCATTAACGCCCCCGGGGCAATCGGTGCTAAACCAAAAAGGCGAGGTAGCGGTAGCGATGGCCAAGTATGGTAAGGGGGTAGTGCTGGCCGTGGGCGATCCATGGTTTTACAACGAATACTTGGACGGCCGTAAGTTGCCTGCCGAATTCGAGAATTTTAAGGCAGCTAACGATGTGGTTAGCTGGTTAACCAAGCAAATTCCGGCAAAGTAA
- a CDS encoding pectinesterase family protein, with amino-acid sequence MKTLCLFIVGLLLSGCLFAQEAVRPKELTVAQDGSGNYKTIQEAVNAVRDLGQWRVTIHIKKGIYHEKLVIPSWKTKISLIGESAENTIITNSDYSGKAVPGGKDAFGNAKMSTYTSYTLLVQGNDFMAENLTIENAAGRVGQAVALHVEGDRCVIRKCRLLGNQDTLYAATGNSRQLYEDCYMEGTTDFLFGEATVVFNRCTIKSLLNSYITAAATPQGQAFGFVLLNCKLITDSAANKVFLGRPWRPYAKTVFINTEMGSHIVPQGWNPWKGDAMFPDKEKTTYYAEYQNFGPGAKTGERVSWSKQLTAREARQYTVKNVLAGKDNWQPGSTE; translated from the coding sequence ATGAAAACGCTTTGCTTGTTTATTGTCGGCCTGTTGCTTTCAGGGTGCCTGTTTGCCCAGGAAGCGGTCCGGCCCAAAGAACTTACCGTAGCACAGGATGGCAGCGGCAATTACAAAACCATACAGGAAGCGGTGAACGCGGTGCGTGATTTAGGGCAGTGGCGGGTAACCATCCACATTAAAAAAGGCATCTACCATGAAAAACTGGTGATTCCGAGCTGGAAAACCAAAATTTCATTAATTGGCGAGAGTGCCGAAAATACCATCATCACCAACAGCGATTATTCGGGCAAGGCGGTTCCGGGTGGAAAGGACGCCTTTGGTAATGCTAAAATGAGCACTTACACCTCATACACGTTACTGGTACAGGGTAATGATTTCATGGCCGAAAATCTTACTATTGAAAATGCAGCCGGACGCGTAGGACAGGCCGTTGCCTTGCATGTAGAGGGAGATCGTTGTGTGATTAGAAAATGCCGTTTATTAGGCAACCAGGATACGCTGTATGCGGCTACTGGTAACAGTCGCCAGTTGTACGAAGACTGTTATATGGAAGGCACAACTGATTTTTTGTTTGGAGAAGCTACTGTAGTATTTAATCGCTGCACGATTAAAAGTTTGCTTAATTCTTACATTACAGCAGCGGCAACACCGCAAGGGCAGGCTTTTGGGTTTGTATTGCTCAACTGTAAACTGATTACTGACAGCGCCGCCAATAAAGTGTTTTTAGGCCGACCGTGGCGGCCCTATGCCAAAACGGTATTTATCAATACCGAAATGGGTAGTCACATTGTTCCGCAAGGTTGGAACCCATGGAAGGGTGATGCGATGTTTCCGGATAAAGAAAAAACAACTTATTACGCCGAATATCAAAATTTCGGGCCGGGTGCAAAAACCGGCGAACGGGTAAGCTGGTCTAAGCAGTTAACAGCACGCGAAGCCAGGCAATACACTGTAAAAAATGTATTGGCTGGTAAAGATAACTGGCAACCGGGCAGCACCGAGTAA
- a CDS encoding glycoside hydrolase family 28 protein — translation MFHIKQAVLATCLVLGAYVPASAQSQSYSWKNLPKAALPVFKKDTFNIIKYGAKPDGITLNTASINNAIAACSAKGGGVVLVPSGLWLTGPVKLKNNVNLHVSRAALLQFTADKSQYKLIEGNWEGHAAYRNESPISGTGLVNIGITGEGVIDGNGEVWRAIGKDRLTEEEWKRKVASGGVISENGRSWYPSESYAKAMKTPRAGYIEPGSSAAANEPYKDFFRPNMLVLTSCKKILLQNTTFQNSGAWCLHTLMCQDLTLQGVKVRNPWNAQNGDAIDVESCKNVLIDNSTFDAGDDGICVKSGRDEEGRKRGMPTENMVVKNSIVYRGHGGFVIGSEMSGGARNIFVSDCTFMGTDIGLRFKTTRGRGGVVEKIYIKNIAMKDIITSAILFDMYYTGKSPTDDESVTDVALPPVTEATPQFRDFYVSNVACNGADRGLLIRGLPEMSIKNINLDNINLKTKNGIEIIEGKGINLKNVFVESTNANPLITVRNSNDVKFDNLRYGANTQLLFSIGGKRSGNIQVLHSDLSKAAKQTEFKAGADSKVLTVSK, via the coding sequence ATGTTCCATATTAAACAAGCCGTGTTGGCTACCTGCTTAGTGTTGGGTGCCTATGTACCGGCATCGGCTCAAAGCCAGTCGTATTCCTGGAAAAATTTGCCCAAAGCAGCCCTGCCGGTATTTAAAAAAGACACGTTTAACATTATAAAGTACGGTGCCAAACCCGATGGTATCACCCTAAATACGGCCAGCATCAACAATGCTATTGCGGCTTGCAGTGCCAAAGGTGGTGGTGTAGTATTAGTGCCCAGCGGCTTATGGCTAACCGGGCCAGTTAAGCTGAAAAATAATGTAAATCTGCATGTAAGCCGGGCCGCACTTTTACAGTTTACCGCCGATAAAAGCCAGTACAAACTGATCGAAGGTAACTGGGAAGGCCATGCAGCCTACCGTAACGAGTCGCCAATTTCGGGTACCGGTTTGGTCAATATCGGGATTACCGGCGAAGGTGTGATTGACGGTAATGGTGAGGTTTGGCGTGCTATTGGCAAAGACCGCCTGACGGAAGAAGAATGGAAACGCAAAGTAGCTTCGGGAGGGGTAATAAGCGAAAATGGTCGATCGTGGTATCCGTCTGAGAGTTATGCTAAGGCGATGAAAACACCACGCGCCGGTTATATTGAACCAGGCTCGAGCGCAGCAGCCAATGAGCCTTATAAAGATTTTTTCAGACCTAATATGCTGGTGCTTACCAGCTGCAAAAAAATCTTACTGCAAAACACTACCTTTCAAAATTCGGGTGCTTGGTGCCTGCACACCCTGATGTGCCAGGATTTAACCCTGCAGGGTGTTAAAGTGCGTAATCCCTGGAATGCTCAGAACGGTGATGCTATTGATGTAGAGTCGTGCAAAAATGTATTGATTGATAACAGTACGTTTGATGCCGGCGACGACGGAATTTGCGTAAAATCAGGACGGGATGAAGAAGGCCGTAAACGCGGCATGCCTACCGAAAATATGGTGGTTAAAAACAGCATCGTATACCGCGGTCATGGTGGCTTTGTGATAGGCAGCGAAATGTCGGGCGGCGCACGCAACATCTTTGTGTCCGACTGTACATTTATGGGTACCGATATCGGTTTGCGTTTTAAAACCACCCGCGGCCGTGGCGGAGTGGTAGAAAAAATTTACATTAAAAATATCGCCATGAAAGATATCATCACCAGTGCTATACTATTTGATATGTATTACACGGGCAAGTCGCCAACGGATGATGAGTCGGTAACCGATGTGGCTTTGCCACCCGTAACAGAAGCTACACCGCAGTTTCGCGATTTTTACGTCAGCAACGTTGCCTGCAACGGCGCTGACAGGGGTTTGCTGATTCGCGGTTTACCCGAAATGAGCATTAAAAACATTAACCTGGATAATATCAACCTAAAAACTAAAAACGGTATCGAGATTATTGAAGGCAAAGGCATCAACCTTAAAAATGTGTTTGTAGAGAGCACTAATGCTAATCCGCTGATTACCGTTCGCAATAGTAATGATGTGAAATTCGACAACCTGCGTTATGGCGCTAACACACAACTGCTATTCAGTATTGGCGGCAAGCGTTCCGGTAATATCCAGGTGCTACATTCGGATTTATCAAAGGCCGCAAAGCAAACCGAATTTAAAGCCGGTGCCGATAGCAAAGTACTAACCGTATCTAAATAA
- a CDS encoding rhamnogalacturonan acetylesterase: MIRNTLVIIFLSLVAFKPVPRQVTVYMIGDSTMAVKEKKAYPETGWGMPFANYFDTTITVDNRAKNGRSTRTFMTEGLWKPVAEGMKAGDYLLIQFGHNDEVPTKKSFTTEDEFRKNLNLFITTAKSKQAIPVLITPVARRKFDSTGHIVQTHTVYAQIVRDVAKEAKVPLIDLDTQSQALLQKLGPESSKFLYNHLEPGENPHYPKGNQDDTHFSELGARRMAELVLQSLQQLNLELAGHITKARS, encoded by the coding sequence ATGATCCGTAATACTTTAGTGATTATTTTCCTGTCTTTAGTAGCTTTTAAACCGGTGCCCCGCCAGGTAACGGTTTACATGATTGGTGATTCTACCATGGCTGTTAAAGAAAAGAAAGCCTATCCCGAAACTGGTTGGGGAATGCCGTTTGCCAATTATTTTGATACCACCATTACGGTTGATAACCGGGCAAAAAACGGACGCAGCACCCGTACGTTCATGACCGAAGGTTTATGGAAACCTGTAGCCGAGGGCATGAAGGCAGGCGATTACCTGCTGATCCAGTTTGGCCATAACGATGAAGTGCCGACTAAAAAGAGCTTTACTACCGAAGATGAATTTCGTAAAAACTTAAATCTGTTCATCACGACAGCTAAAAGCAAGCAGGCTATCCCGGTTTTAATTACTCCGGTAGCCCGCCGCAAATTTGACAGCACCGGTCATATTGTGCAAACCCATACCGTTTACGCACAAATTGTACGCGATGTAGCCAAAGAGGCCAAAGTGCCGCTGATAGATCTGGATACCCAAAGCCAGGCTTTATTGCAAAAGCTTGGGCCCGAAAGTTCTAAGTTTTTGTATAACCACTTGGAGCCGGGCGAAAACCCGCATTATCCTAAAGGCAACCAAGACGATACTCACTTTAGCGAATTAGGTGCCCGCCGCATGGCCGAACTGGTATTGCAGAGCTTACAGCAACTCAACCTCGAACTGGCCGGGCATATCACCAAAGCGCGGTCCTGA